In Persicimonas caeni, a single window of DNA contains:
- a CDS encoding carotenoid oxygenase family protein — protein sequence MTSPTPTHASSTRASHAVGFRSLHRETHIDALPVDGEVPEWLSGRLVRNGPARFEVEDRSYRHWFDGLAMLHAFGIEGGKVSYANRFLHSDAFVRAGQEGRIALSEFATDPCRSIFGRIMSMFSPDLTDNASVNVTRLADRYVAMTETPMPIEFDPDTLRTLGHIDYAGGVEADATTAHPHYERDSGRELNYALRFGRTSKYKIVATDPKSLERELVGSLEVDRPAYMHSFGMTENYVVLSEWPLVVNPLEMLASNKPFIENYRWKPERGTRFRVFRKHDGALVGDYHAEPRFGFHHVNAFEDNKHLVVDVITYPDATIIDELYLDRVRHSAPANPAGKLERFRLYDGNPRAESRLVSQEPIELPRINLGRSATRAYGCVWGIGVSEPGRFIDQIVRIDLPSGEATRWREEGCYPGEPVFVERPQAEAEDDGVLLSVVLDARRERSFLLVLDAHTLQERARAQVPHHIPFGFHGQFYGESPTNG from the coding sequence ATGACCTCTCCAACCCCGACACATGCCTCGTCAACCCGAGCCAGTCACGCTGTCGGCTTTCGATCACTGCACCGTGAAACGCATATCGATGCTCTGCCCGTCGACGGCGAGGTTCCGGAGTGGTTGTCGGGTAGGCTGGTGCGCAACGGACCGGCGCGCTTCGAGGTCGAGGACCGCTCGTACCGGCACTGGTTCGACGGGCTGGCGATGCTGCACGCGTTCGGCATCGAGGGCGGCAAGGTCTCCTACGCCAACCGCTTTCTGCACAGCGACGCGTTCGTGCGCGCCGGCCAAGAGGGGCGCATTGCCCTCTCCGAGTTCGCCACCGACCCGTGTCGGTCGATCTTTGGGCGCATCATGTCGATGTTCTCGCCCGACCTGACCGACAACGCCAGCGTCAACGTCACCCGGCTCGCCGATCGTTATGTGGCGATGACCGAGACGCCCATGCCCATCGAGTTCGACCCCGACACGCTGCGAACCCTGGGGCATATCGACTACGCAGGCGGCGTCGAGGCCGACGCGACCACCGCCCACCCGCACTACGAGCGTGACAGCGGCCGCGAACTCAACTACGCGCTGCGCTTTGGACGCACCAGCAAGTACAAGATCGTCGCCACCGATCCGAAGAGCCTCGAGCGCGAGCTCGTGGGCAGCCTCGAGGTCGACCGGCCCGCCTACATGCACAGCTTCGGGATGACCGAGAATTACGTCGTGTTGAGCGAGTGGCCCCTGGTGGTCAATCCCCTCGAGATGCTCGCCAGCAACAAGCCCTTCATCGAGAACTACCGCTGGAAGCCCGAGCGAGGCACGCGGTTTCGGGTATTTCGCAAGCACGACGGCGCCTTGGTCGGCGACTACCACGCCGAGCCGCGCTTTGGCTTCCACCACGTCAACGCCTTCGAGGACAACAAGCACCTGGTCGTCGACGTGATCACGTACCCCGACGCCACGATCATCGACGAGCTCTACCTGGACCGGGTGCGCCACTCCGCGCCGGCCAACCCAGCCGGGAAACTCGAGCGTTTTCGCCTCTACGACGGCAACCCCCGGGCCGAGTCCCGCTTGGTGAGCCAGGAGCCCATCGAGCTGCCGCGCATCAATCTGGGCCGCTCGGCGACGCGGGCTTACGGGTGTGTGTGGGGCATTGGGGTCTCGGAGCCGGGCCGCTTCATCGATCAGATCGTGCGCATCGACCTGCCTAGCGGCGAGGCGACACGATGGCGCGAGGAGGGTTGCTATCCGGGCGAGCCGGTCTTCGTCGAGCGGCCGCAGGCCGAGGCCGAGGACGACGGGGTGCTCCTGTCGGTGGTGCTCGACGCCCGGCGCGAGCGCTCCTTTCTGCTGGTGCTCGATGCCCACACCCTCCAGGAGAGGGCGCGTGCACAGGTCCCGCACCATATCCCCTTTGGATTTCACGGACAGTTTTACGGGGAGTCGCCGACCAACGGCTAA
- a CDS encoding hybrid sensor histidine kinase/response regulator, which yields MTDHNLAYALPPIPPSESERLEALRALDILDTEAERNFDDLVELASFICDVPIALCSLVDEDRQWFKACVGLDVTETSRDVSFCGHAINQYEPFIVEDAHQDERFRHNPLVVGEPHIRFYAGFPLVLDDDLPLGTLCIIDTRPRTLTPRQLEAMQALQRQMQDQLRLRAELRRSERVCKELGEHVSDLTETSQKLSERGEAALRQLSIARRHNEVLVEESNDPILFFDEDGCILDANQRTLDALGYTLDQLRGARFIDVLRPDCTEDALGCFEQALRGAPSSVEVVVLTSDDRELYGVASARRIELGDSLVVQSIFRDHTEQRHARDELESTRRQLWQAQKFDSLGRLASGVAHDFNNMLSVITTCAEFLLQDLDQADPRRQDVTDIAEAAKQSAGLTRQLLAFSRSQRLDARVTCLDMLVGRPEKLFRRLVDASVDLEVELGAGALEVFVDPGQIEQVLVNLLINARDALEDDGNIRVETRRARVFADDPAARPPGVYGVITVRDDGIGMDAPTLDKVFEPFFTTKAEGEGTGLGLATAHGIVAQSGGFIEVDSTPGEGSEFRVWLPEATEEQCRMTPVERRLPEQPVDIDVTVLLVEEHPLVRRSTQRCLERMGVEVYVAKDGAQALELWQAHQDEIAALISDIRIPATDGVGILTQLRAEEPALPAILLTGHAETMWADEWKDASTLVLRKPTTPQRLLSVLSSMLVG from the coding sequence ATGACGGATCACAACCTCGCGTACGCCCTACCGCCGATTCCTCCGAGCGAGTCAGAGCGCCTCGAAGCGCTCCGAGCGCTCGACATCTTGGACACCGAAGCCGAGCGCAACTTCGACGATCTCGTGGAGTTGGCGTCCTTTATCTGCGACGTGCCCATCGCCTTGTGCTCGCTGGTCGATGAGGACCGACAGTGGTTCAAGGCATGTGTGGGGCTCGACGTGACCGAGACGAGCCGTGACGTGTCGTTTTGCGGTCACGCCATCAACCAGTACGAACCGTTCATCGTCGAGGATGCGCATCAGGACGAGCGATTCCGGCACAACCCGCTGGTCGTCGGCGAACCCCACATTCGGTTCTACGCCGGGTTTCCGCTCGTGCTCGACGACGACCTGCCGCTGGGCACCCTTTGCATCATCGACACGCGTCCGCGAACGCTCACGCCGCGCCAACTCGAGGCGATGCAGGCGTTACAGCGCCAGATGCAGGACCAACTGCGGCTGCGCGCCGAGCTGCGACGCTCCGAGCGAGTGTGCAAGGAGCTTGGCGAACACGTCTCCGATCTGACCGAGACCAGCCAGAAGCTGAGCGAACGCGGCGAGGCCGCGCTTCGGCAGCTGTCGATCGCGCGCCGCCACAACGAAGTGCTCGTCGAGGAGTCCAACGATCCGATCCTGTTCTTCGACGAGGACGGGTGCATCCTCGACGCCAACCAGCGCACGCTGGATGCCCTGGGCTACACCCTCGACCAGCTGCGCGGGGCGCGCTTCATCGACGTGCTGCGGCCCGATTGCACCGAGGACGCTCTCGGCTGCTTCGAGCAGGCGCTGCGGGGAGCTCCATCGAGCGTCGAGGTGGTCGTGCTCACCAGCGATGACCGAGAGCTCTACGGGGTGGCTTCGGCGCGCCGCATCGAGCTGGGCGATTCGCTTGTCGTCCAATCAATCTTTCGCGACCACACCGAGCAGCGCCACGCGCGCGACGAACTCGAGTCGACTCGCCGACAGCTGTGGCAGGCCCAGAAATTCGACTCGTTGGGCCGACTCGCCAGCGGTGTGGCCCACGACTTCAACAATATGCTCAGCGTGATCACCACCTGCGCGGAGTTTCTGCTCCAAGATCTGGACCAAGCAGATCCACGTCGCCAAGACGTCACCGACATCGCCGAGGCCGCCAAGCAATCGGCCGGCCTGACCCGCCAGCTGCTGGCTTTCAGCCGCTCGCAACGCCTCGACGCCCGCGTGACCTGCCTCGACATGCTCGTCGGGCGCCCCGAGAAGTTGTTTCGACGACTGGTCGACGCCTCGGTCGACCTCGAGGTCGAGCTTGGCGCCGGGGCGCTGGAGGTCTTCGTCGATCCGGGACAGATCGAGCAGGTGCTGGTCAACTTGCTCATCAACGCCCGAGACGCGCTCGAAGACGACGGCAACATCCGCGTGGAGACTCGCCGCGCTCGCGTGTTCGCGGATGACCCGGCGGCGAGGCCCCCGGGCGTCTACGGCGTTATCACGGTGCGCGACGACGGCATCGGCATGGACGCCCCCACCCTCGACAAGGTCTTCGAGCCGTTCTTTACGACCAAAGCCGAAGGTGAAGGCACAGGCTTGGGCCTGGCGACCGCGCACGGCATCGTCGCCCAGAGCGGCGGGTTTATCGAAGTAGACAGCACCCCTGGCGAAGGCAGCGAGTTTCGCGTGTGGCTTCCCGAGGCGACCGAAGAGCAGTGCCGCATGACTCCCGTCGAACGCCGGCTGCCCGAACAGCCGGTCGACATCGACGTGACGGTGCTGCTGGTCGAAGAGCACCCCCTCGTGCGTCGAAGCACGCAGCGCTGCTTGGAGCGCATGGGGGTGGAGGTTTATGTGGCGAAAGACGGCGCCCAGGCGCTCGAGTTGTGGCAGGCCCACCAAGACGAGATCGCGGCGTTGATCTCGGACATCCGAATACCCGCGACCGACGGCGTGGGGATCTTGACGCAACTCCGGGCGGAGGAGCCGGCGCTGCCGGCCATCCTGCTGACCGGACACGCCGAGACGATGTGGGCCGACGAGTGGAAGGACGCCTCGACGCTCGTGCTGCGAAAGCCGACCACGCCCCAGCGGCTCCTGTCGGTGCTCTCGTCGATGCTGGTCGGTTAG